The Passer domesticus isolate bPasDom1 chromosome 34, bPasDom1.hap1, whole genome shotgun sequence genome window below encodes:
- the LOC135288710 gene encoding uncharacterized protein LOC135288710: MSPLADPENPAAAPRPCRCLCPDRDRDPNRDRDRDKNRDQNGHQNQNWDRDRHQDRDVNPDQSGYRNWDQTRDMNRDPHQNWDQNRDRNWDQNPHQNQNWDRSRDRNWDQHRDMNWDMNRHQNWDQNQEKNRDQNWNRDQSRDLEQSRDLEQSRDSDRCRCRCRCRCRRRRLLAALAALAALAALGAAAAAALGALRGQPPVKAATAAHVLLSASSPSPSLSLRYEPGVQGVFLSGDIQLDTPRTLRVTSAGLYLLYGQLGVTCTAATCPQGAVTLQLRRAASPRPLLAVPLSLPAATGGHRQRSALAQAVAQLWPGDTLSLQLVGDTVGDTAGDTAGDTGGWQLEQEEREGNFVGLLRIAAA, encoded by the exons ATGTCGCCGCTCGCCGACCCCGAGAACCccgcggcggccccgcggccctGCCGGTGCCTCTGCccggaccgggaccgggacccgaaccgggaccgggaccgggacaaGAACCGGGACCAGAACGGGCACCAGAACCAGAACTGGGACCGGGACCGGCACCAGGACCGGGACGTGAACCCGGACCAGAGCGGGTACCGGAACTGGGACCAGACCCGGGACATGAACCGGGACCCCCACCAGAACTGGGACCAGAATCGGGACCGGAACTGGGACCAGAACCCGCACCAGAACCAGAACTGGGACCGCAGCCGGGACCGGAACTGGGACCAGCACCGGGACATGAACTGGGACATGAACCGGCACCAGAACTGGGACCAGAACCAGGAAAAGAACCGGGACCAGAACTGGAACCGGGACCAGAGCCGGGACTTGGAGCAGAGCCGGGACTTGGAGCAGAGCCGGGACTCGgaccggtgccggtgccggtgccggtgccggtgccggagGCGCCGCCTGCTCGCGGCGCTCGCCGCCCTGGCCGCGCTGGCCGCGCTcggagccgccgccgcggccgcgctgGGCGCGCTCCGGGGGCAGCCCCCGGTGAAG gccGCCACCGCCGCCCACGTCCTGCTCAGTGCCA gctcgCCGTCCCCGTCGCTGTCCCTGCGCTACGAGCCCGGCGTCCAGGGCGTTTTCCTGAGCGGTGACATCCAGCTGGACACCCCGAGGACGCTGCGGGTGACATCCGCTGGCCTCTACCTCCTCTACGGCCAGCTGGGTGTCACCTGCACGGCGGCCACCTGTCCCCAAGGCGCTGTCACCCTGCAGCTGCGCCGCGCCGCGTCCCCGAGGccgctgctggcagtgccactgtCCCTGCCCGCTGCCACCGGCGGCCACCGGCAGCGCTCGGCGCTGGCCCAGGCCGTGGCACAGCTGTGGCCTGGGGACACGCTGAGCCTCCAGCTGGTTGGGGACACCGTtggggacacggctggggacacggctggggacacgggcgggtggcagctggagcaggaggagcgcGAGGGAAACTTCGTGGGGCTGCTGCGGATCGCGGCGGCGTGA